CCGCCGGCCAGACGCGAGGAGGGGCCGTACCTGCTTCCCCTGTCGGCGCGCCGGGAGCCGGCGCTGTGGGAGCTGGCGCGGGAGTGGCTCCGACTGTTGACCGAGGACCCGTCCGTGTCGCTCCGCGACGCCTGCTTCACGGCGGGGGCGGGGCGCGCGCATCACGACCAGCGGCTGGCGTTCGTGGCCCGGACCCGGGAGGAGCTGTGCGAGCTGCTGCGCGCCGCCGCGGACGGGCGGGGCGGCTTCCGGGGGCAGGTCTCCGGCGCGGCGGGGCGCGTCGTCCTGGCGCTGGGCGAGGTCCCCGCCGACGTGGACTCCCACGTGCGCGCGCTCCTCGAGCACGAGCCTCGCTTCGCCCAGCAGCTCTCCGCGCTGGATGACCGGCTCCGGCGGATGACCGGCGGCTCCGTGGTGGAGCGGCTGGGCCGCGCCGACGGCCCGACGCGGAGCGCGGACGACGCGGACTGGCGGACCACGCTCGGGCTCCTGTGGCAGCTCGCCGTGGTCGAGCTGTGGCGGGCCCAGGGGGTCGATGTGTCCGCCGTCGCGGGACAGGGACTCGGGGCCTGGACGGCCGCCATCGTCGCCGGGTGCGTGACGCTGGAGGAAGTCCTCGGGCGTGCCCTCGGGCTCGACGGCGCGGAGCCGCTCCTCGAACGTCCCGCGAGGCTCCCGCTCCTGTCGGTCGACGGGGCCCCGTGGCACGAGGCGGGCGCGGTGCTGTCACAGGAGGAGCTCGGGCTGGGGTGGCGCGCTCGGCTGACGGAGGTTCCGGAGTCCTGGGCGGCACAGCTCGTGGGACGCGGCGGGGTCATCTTGTCGCTGGGAGACGTGCGAGGCCTGGGCGCGGGGCTCGGCGCGGCGAGGATCGAGGCCGCGCCCTCCCCGGGACAGGACGTCCGCCAGGAGCTGCTGGTCTCCGCCGCGCGGCTCTACTGCGCGGGCGTCACGCCGCGTTTCGAGCTGCTGCTGCCTCCGGGACGGAAGGTCCGCGCGCCGACCTATCCCTGGCAGCGCGAGCGCTATTGGTGGGACGGGCGCCGCGAGGCTCCGACCGAGCCAGTCCCTCCGCCTCGCGTGGACGCCCCGGCGGCCGCGCCTGGGACGCTGCGTTGGGACGTCACCTGGAGTCCAGTCGAAGGGCGGACGGCTCCGGCCCGCCTCGAGGGCGCCTGGCTCGTGGTGGCCGAGACGGACGCGTGCGCGCGGGCGTTGGTCGAGCGGATGGAGCAGTCCGGGGGGCTCGTCGGCGTGGCCACCTCGGGGTCCGTTTTCGAACGGGTGTCCTCGCGGGACTACCGCGTGGACTTCGGTCGCGCGGAGTCCTTCGCGCGGCTCTTGGAAGACTGGAGCGCGAAGACGGAGTCCACCCGGGGCATCGTGTTCCTGGTGCGTGCCCCGGAGGCGGGCGGAGAGGGGGCCCTCCCTCATCCATCCGCCGACGCCCGGTCGGCGACGCGGGCGCGACCGCTCGGCGCCTCCGCTCCTGGGGCGCTGGAGGGGCTCGACTCGCCCGGGGGCGAGCTGCGGCACGCCGCCGTGGGGCTGGCGTGTCTCGTCCAGGCGCTGGCCCGCGCGACGCTCGCCCTCCCTCCACGATTGCACCTCGTCACGGAGCGGGCGCAACGCGTGGACGCGCGCGAGTCTCCGGACTCCCTCGTGGGAGCCGCCCTCTGGGGACTGGGCCGGGTCATCGCCTATGAGCACCCCGAGTTGTCGTGCCGCCGTGTCGACGTCGAGTCCCTGTCCGCGCGGGCCTCGCTCGAGGCGCTGGTCGCGGAGCTGGGGCCGAGGAGCGTCACGGAGGTGGACGAGGACGAGGTCGCGCTGCGGGGTGGGGAGCGGCTGGCGCCGAGGCTCCTCGAGGTGCCACGCGACGCGCACACCGAGCCGTTCCGTCCCCGCGCGGACCGCACGTACCTCATCACCGGAGGCTCGGGAGGTCTCGGGCTGCGCTTGTGCGCCTGGCTCGTCGAACGGGGCGCGCGCCAGCTCGCCATCTGCGGAAGGGCGGGGGAGACACCGGTGGTGCGGCTCGCCCTGGCTCCGCTGCGAGCCACGGGCGCGAGGGTCGACGTCTTCCAGGTCGACGTGAGCGAGCGCTCGGCGGTCGCGGGGATGTTGGAGTCCCTCCGGCGCGCGCGGCCCCCGCTGGGGGGCGTGTTCCATTGCGCCGGCGTGCTGGCGGATGGCGCGTTGCTGCAACTGACGCCGGAGCGCTTCGACGCCGTCATGGGGCCCAAGGTGGGCGGGGCCTGGAACCTCCACGTGCTCGCGACGGACCCGACCGTGGAGCACTTCGTCCTCTTCTCGTCGACGGCGTCGCTGCTCGGCGCGCCGGGACAGGCGAACTACGCCGCGGCGAATGCCTTCCTGGATGGGCTGGCCCGTCTGCGCCGCGCGCGGGGGCTCCCCGCGGTGAGCCTCCAGTGGGGGAGCTGGGCCGACGTGGGCATGGCCGCGGCGGACGCGCGCCGGGGAGCGCGGCTCGCGGAGCAGGGGATGCTCCCCATGCCCCCCGAGGAAGCCCTGGCCGCGATGGCCGAGGCGCTGGGACAGGGCCCGGACGTCCAGGGCATGGCGCGCCTCGACCTCGCGCGCTGGCGCGCCTGTCATCCCTCGGTGGCGGCGGCCTCGGTGTTCCGGGGAAGGTCCGAGCCTGCCCGACAGGCGCCGGCTCCTGTCATGGCGGAGCGGAGCGCGCCTCGAAAGCTCCGGGAGGTGTTGCTGTCGCTGGAGGGACCGGCACGTGGCCAGGCGCTGGAGGTCCGGCTCAAGGAGATGGTCGGCGAGGTCAGTCGGCTGTCGCCCGAGCGGCTCTCCAGCACGGACTCGTTCGACGCGCTGGGCTTCGACTCCATCATGGCCCTGGAGCTGCGGGACCTGGTGCAGGGGGAACTCGACGTGGGCCTGCCGCTCAACCGCTTCGTGGATGCCCGCTCCATCGGGCAGGTGGTGCAGGAGCTGTTGGAGAAGCTCGCGTTGACCCAGGTCCTGGGGACGACCGCGTCGGACGCCGCCGACACGAAGCGGGTCCTCCTATGAACCTGGAACAGCTCCTCCGCGCCCTCGCGGAGCACGGCATCCGGCTCTCCGTCGATGGCGACCACCTCGCGGTCGACGCGCCCCGAGGCGAGCTTCCCGACGCCCTGCGCGAGCAACTCGTCGCGAACAAGGCCGCGCTGCGGGCCCTGTTGTCCGAGCAGCAGGGCGCCTCGGACGTCCATGCCACGGTCCTGATCCCCCGGCCGGAGGAGCGGCACGAGCCGTTCCCGATGACCGAGCTCCAGCAGGCCTACAGCGTGGGGCGCCAGGCGGACCTGGCGTTGAACGCGTCGATGCACGCGTACAACGAGCTCGACTGCCAGGGGCTCGACCTGGAGCGCTTCGAAGAGGCCTGGAACCAGGTCGTGGCCCGCCACGAGATGTTGCGCGCGGTGGAGGCCCCTGGCTTCCAGCAGCGCATCCTGCCGTCCGTCCCGCGCTACGCGCTGCCGGTGGAGGACCTGCGAGGGCGCGAGCGCCGCGAGGTCGAGGCGCGCCTGCTGGCCATCCGCGAGCGGCTCTCCCAGCAGGTCCTGTCCCTGGACCGGTGGCCGCTGTTCGAGCTGCGCGCCTGCCTGCTGGACGGCGACCGGACCCGGCTCTTCATGAGCATCGACGGGACGTTCGTCGACGGCTACAGCTTCCAGATCCTCTACCGGGAGCTGGTCCACTTCTACCGCCACCCGGAGGGCGCCTCGCTCCCGGTGCTCACGCTGTCCTACCGGGACTATTCCCTGGCCCTGCGCGAGGCACGGGGCCCCCGACACGCGCGCTCCCTCGAGTACTGGCGCGCACGGCTGCCGCACCTGCCGCCCGCGCCGGACCTGCCGCTGGAGAAGGACCCGCGGACCCTGCTTCGCCCGCGCTTCCGTCGCTGGTTCTCCCGGGTGGACGCGGCGGTGTGGCAGCGGCTCAAGCGGCGGGCGCGAGCGCATCGGCTGACGGAGCCGGAGCTGTTGCTGGCCGCCTACGCGGAGGTCATCGCCCGCTGGAGTCGGAGCCCCCGCTTCACCCTCAACGTCCCCCACTTCAACCGGCTGCCCATCCATCCCCAGGTCAACGACATCATCGGGACCTTCGCCAGCTTCACGCTGGTCGAGGTGGACCACCGGCCGGAGCGGACGTTCGCGGAGCGCGCCCAGGCCATCCGCGAGCAGCTCCTGCTGGCGCTCGAGCACCGCGAGGTGAGCGGGGTCGAGCTCCTGCGCGAGCTGTTCCGTGTCCAGGGCCGCATCTCCGGCGCCATCATGCCCGTGGTGATGACGAGCTTCGCGTCCCACTCGCGGAGCGGAGAATCGCACTGGGTCGACTTCCTGGCGGAGTCGTTCGGGGAGCTCGTCGAGGCGCTGACGCAGACGCCGCAGGTGTGGATCGATCTCCAGATCGTCTACCAGCACGGGGGCGTCTTCCTGAACTGGGACGTGGCGGAGGAGCTGTTCCCACCCGGCATGGTGGAGGACATGTTCGACGCCTTCCGCGCGCTGCTCCAGGTGCTCGCGGACGACGAGGGCGCGTGGTCCCGGACGGGCCTCGACCTGCTGCCGGCGCGCCAACGCGACGTGCTCGCGCGGGTGAACGACACCGCGAGGCCGTTGAGCGGGGAGTTGCTCCACACCGGCTTCTACCGGAACGCGGCCCGGGCTCCGGACGCCATCGCGGTGGCCATGGCGTCCGGGACGCTGAGCTATGGCGAGCTGGCCCGCCGCGCGAACCGGCTGGGGCGGGCGCTGCGCGCGCGCGGGGCGGCGCCTGGGCGCGTGGTCGCGGTGGTGATGGAGAAGGGCTGGGAGCAGATCGTCGCCGTGCTGGGCGTGCTGAGCGCCGGCGCCGCGTATCTGCCCATCGATGCCGCGCATCCCCTGGAGCGCCGGGCCTTCATGATGGAGAACGGCGGCGCCACCCTCGTGGTGACGCAGCCCCGCTTCGCCGAGGAGCCCTGGTCCGACTCCCTCGAGGTGTTCGTGCTCGGCGCGGAGGCGTTCTCCGCCTACGAGGACACCGCGCTGCCACCGAGTCAGCGGCCGGAGGACCTGGCCCACATCCTCTACACGTCGGGGTCCACGGGGCAGCCCAACGGGGCGATGCTCACGCACGCCGGGATGGTCAACGCCATCGAGTGGACCAACCGGACGTTCGGCGTCGGGCCGGATGATCGGGTCATCGCGCTGAGCGCCCTGCACCACGACTTCTCCGTCTACGACATCTTCGGGACGCTGGCGGCGGGCGCCACCCTCGTGCTGCCGGAGGCCTCGCGCCGGAGGGACCCCTCGCACTGGGCCGACCTGATGTCGCGCCATGGCGTCACCGTCTGGAGCACCGTCCCGGCGATGATGGAGATGCTGCTGACGTTCCTCGAGGGAAGCAACGTCTGGCGCCCATCCCCCCTGCGGCTCGCGATGCTCGGCGGGGATTGGATCCCCGTCACGCTGCCCGCGCGGCTGCGAGCCCGGTTCGGGGGCGTGAAGGTGGTGAGCGTCGGAGGTCCCACGGAGACCTCCCTGTGGAACATCACCCACGTGGTGGAGGAGGCGGACGAGCGGCGTCGCAGCATCCCGTACGGACAGCCCATCGCGAACACCCGCTACTACGTGCTCGACGAGCGGCTCGAGGAGCGGCCCGTGTGGGTCCCCGGCGAGCTGTGCTGTGCCGGCATCGGCGTGGCCCGGGGTTATGTCGGCGCGGGCGCCGGGTCGCACAAGTTCACGACCCATCCCCGGACCGGCGAGCGCATCTACCGGACGGGAGACCTGGGGCGCTACCTGCCGGATGGCACCCTCGAGTTCCTGGGGCGCGTCGACTTCCAGCTCTCCATCCGGGGGCAGCGCATCGAGCCCGGGGAGATTGAAGCCGCCCTCGTCCAGGCGCCGGGCATTCGCGCGGCCGTGGTGGGCGCGGTGGGCGAGCACCACGAGAAGCGCCTGGTGGCCTACGTCGTCCTCGCCGAAGGCACCGGGGTGCTCGATACGGCTCGGGTCCGCGGCTTCCTCGCGCGCGTGCTGCCAGAGCACATGGTGCCGGCGACGTACGTCGTCCTGGAGTCCCTGCCGCTGACCGCCAACGCCAAGGTGGACCGGCGCGCGCTGCCGCACCCGGATGCCGTCGCCGAGCCGAAGCCCTCCCAGTCGCCGACGCGGGAGCGCGACGGCGTTCATGGTGGGGCCGTCCGCTCGCTCCAGGAGTCGCTGTCACGGGTGGTCGGAGCGGTGCTCGGTGTCGAGGACGTGCACCCTGACCGGAACTTCTTCGAACTGGGCGCGAACTCCGTCCACCTCATCCAGCTGCACGTCAAAATCAAGGAGGCGCTCGCGGTCTCCATCCCGGTCGTCGAGCTGTTCGGCAACCCGACGGTCCGCGCCCTCGCCACGTACCTGAGTGTCTCCGGCGCGCCTGAAGCGCGGACGCCGATTGCACCGGAGCCCGTCGATGGGCCCGTGGCGCCAGGCGATTCGCGCGACATCGCCATCATCGGGATGAGCGGTCGCTTCCCGGGGGCGGACACGCTCGACCGGTTCTGGAGCAACCTGCTGAACGGGGTCGAGTCCATCGACACCTTCACCGACCTGGAGCTGTCGGAGGCGGGCGTCTCCGCGACCGCCTTCCGCGACCCCCGCTACGTGCGCGCGTCGGCGGTGCTGGAGGGACATGACACGTTCGATGCGGACTTCTTCTCCCTCACGCCTCGGGAGGCCCGGGCGTTGGACCCCCAGCAGCGCGTGTTCCTGGAGTGTGCCTGGGAGGCCCTCGAGGACGCGGGCCATGTGCCCGGTCGGGGAGACGCGGTCGTCGGCGTCTACGCCGGCAAGAGCGTCAGCCACTATCGCTACCCGTATCCGGACCTGACGCGCCCGCTCCAGTTCTTCCAGGACCTGATGGCGCAGGACAAGGACTTCCTGGCGACGCAGACGTCCTACAAGCTCGACCTGCGCGGGCCGAGCGTGAACCTCCAGACGGCCTGCTCGACCTCGCTCGTCGCCGTTGCGGCGGCCTGTGACGCGTTGCTGGATGGACGCTGCGACCTGGCGCTCGCTGGAGGCGTCGCCATCAAGGTCCCGCACCGGGTCGGCTACCTCTTCGAGGAAGGGAGCATCTTCGCGAGTGACGGACACTGTCGGCCGTTCGATGCGCGGGCGAGCGGCACCATCCCCGGCAGCGGGGCGGGCGTCGTGGTGCTCAAACGGTTGACGCGCGCGCTCGCCGACGGAGACAGGGTCCTCGCCGTCATCAAGGGCAGCGCCATCAACAACGACGGGCACCGGAAGGTCGGCTTCATGGCGCCCGGAGTGGAGGGGCAATGCGACGTGGTGCGCCGGGCGCACGAGCGGGCGGGCGTGGACCCCGGGACGCTCTCGTACATCGAGGCCCATGGGACGGGGACCGCCATGGGAGACCCCATCGAGGTCGCCGCGCTGACCCGCGCGTTCGGGGGGCGCGCGGGCGCCCGGACGGTGGGCCTGGGGTCGGTGAAGAGCAACATCGGCCACCTGGACAGCGCGGCGGGCATCGCGGGGCTCATCAAGGTGGTCCTGGCGCTCCGGCATCGCACGCTGCCGCCCTCGCTCCACTTCGAGCAGCCCAACCCGCGCATCGACTTCGCCTCGGGGCCCTTCTTTGTCGTCGACAAGGTCCTTCCGTGGGTGTCCGAGCGGGGCCCCTTGCGCGCGGGGGTCAGCTCCTTCGGCATCGGCGGCACCAATGCCCACGTCGTCCTGGAGGCGGCTCCGCCGTCCTCTCCGCCAGCCGCCCCCATTCCGGTGCCGGACCGCGCGTGGCATGTCCTGACGGTGTCCGCGAAGAGCCCGGACGCGCGGGCCCGGCTCGCCGAGCGGTACCAGGCGACGCTGTCCACCGCGGACCGTGACCTCGCGGACGTGTGCTTCTCCGCCAACACCGGGAGGGCGGCCTTCGACCACCGGATGGCGCTGGTGGCGGACCGCCGCGAGGTGATGGCGGAGCTGTTGGGCGCCGCCGCGCGTGGGGAGTCGAGGCCCGGCGTGGTGGCCGGGGCGAGCGATCCGAAGCGCCCCCCGCGCATCGCGTTCCTCTTCTCGGGGCAGGGCTCGCAGTACGTCGGGGTGGCCAGGGACTTGTATCTGTCGCACCCCGGGTTCCGTCGTCGCCTCGACTCCTTCGACGGGGTGCTGCGGAAGGAGTGGGGCCGTTCGCTCCAGGAGGTGCTGTATCCGGAGTCGGGGCATGTCTCGCCCATCGACCGGTTCGACTTCGCGCAGCCGGTGCTCTTCGCCCTCGAATACGCCCTGGCCGAGCTGTGGATGTCCTGGGGCGTGCGGCCCGAGGTGCTCCTGGGGCACAGCACGGGCGAGCTGGCGGCGGCCAGCATCGCGGGCGTGTTCAGCCCCGAGGACGGCCTGAAGCTGGCCATCCATCGGGGGAGGTTGATGCACCGGCTGGAGGAGGGCGCCAACCTCGCCGTGTCCGCCAGCGAGGAGGCGGTGCGCGCGTTGCTGGAGTCCACGGGCTCCGGGTGCTCCATCGCCGCGCTGAATGGGCCGGACAACGTCGTGGTGTCGGGCCGACCGGACGAGGTGTCGAGGCTCGCCGGGGAGCTGGAGGCGAGGGGCTTCAAGACCCGGCGCCTCAACATCCCGCGCGCGGCCCACTCGGTGATGGTCGAGTCCATCCTCCCGGAGTTCCGCGCCGTCGCCTCGACGCTCACGTACTCACGGCCGACGCTGCCCGTCGTGTCGGGGATGACGGGGGAGCCCGTGGACGAGGCCCTGGCCACCCCCGACTACTGGTGCGCGCAGCTGCGCGAGACGGTCCGGTTCTCGCGTGGCGTGGAGCGGCTGTATCGGGACGGGCTGCGCGCCTTCGTCGAGGTCGGCCCGAAGGCGACCTTGTTGGGCATGGCGGCGCGGTGTTTGCCCGAAGGGGAGTGCGCGTGGCTCCAGAGCCTGCGTCCGGACGAGGGTGGCTGGCGGCAGCTGCTGGAGAGCCTGGCCACGCTGTACGTCCAGGGGGCGCCCGTGGACTGGGCCGCCTTCGACGCGGGGTTCCGTCGTCGCAGGGTCGCGCTCCCCACCTATCCCTTCGAGCGTCGGCGCTACTGGGAAGAAGGTGCGGGCCTGCAACGGCTGTCCGGGGAGGCCCGCTCGCCGGAGGAACATCCGTTGCTCGGTGGCCCGCTCTCCCTGGCGATGCTGGGCGCGGGCACCCGGGTCTTCGAATCGACGCTCAGCCCCGCGTCACGCGAGTTGCTGGCGCAGCATCGCGTCTTCGGAACAGCGACGCTGCCCGCGACCGCCTTCGTCGAGATGGCGCTCGCCGCGGGCGGGCGGTTGCTCGACACGCGGCGCCTGGACCTGACGAACCTCTCGCTCCATGCGGCGATGACGTTCCCCGAAGAGGCGGGACGCCGGGTCCAGTGCCTGGTGAGTCGGGAGCCGGACGGCTCCGCGGCGGTGCGCATCTTCAGCCGCGCCGTCGCGGACGCGACCGGCGATTGGGTCCTCCACGCGACCGGCAGTGTCGTCGCCAGAGGTCACGAGGTAGCGCCGCTCGGCGCGAGCCTCGAGGTGGTGCTCGCGGACCTTCACGCGGCCTCGCCCGTGCCCGACCCCTACCTTCGCGCCCGGGAGTCCGGCGTCGACTTCGGTCCGGAGTTCCGGGGGCTCGCGGAGCTGCGCCAGCTCGGGACGCAGGTGCTGGCGCGCGTCGTGAAACCCGGAGCGCTCGCGGATGAGGGCGCCTACCTCGCCCATCCCGCGTTGCTGGATGCCTGCCTCCAGGTCGTGGGAGGCGCCTATCCGGAGCTGGATGGGGCGGAGCTCTACGTCCCCACGCGCATCGAGCGCTTCGTGATGTCCGAGGGGCTCGACACGCAGATGTGGAGCCATGCCGTGGTCCGCCCCCTGGACCCCGGCCAGCAACGGCTTCGCGCGGACGTCACCGTCTTCGGACGGGAGGGCCGGGCGTGCGTGCGCGTCGAGGGGCTCGAGCTGACGCGGACGCGCCAGGAGGCCCTGCACCCCGCGCCCCCCGCCTCGCTGGCGGGGCTGCTCTACGAACGTCGCTGGGAGCCGCTCGCGCTGGAGTCGAAGCCCGCCGCGTCGTGGGGAGGGACGTGCCTGATCCTCGCGGACGAGGCGGGGCTGGGGCGTCGACTCGCGCGGAGACTCGAGGCCGAGGGGCGGACGTGTGTGCTCGCGTCCCGGGGCCCCAGCCTCCGAAAGCTCGACGAGGATGTCCTCGAGCTGCCGGCGGACCCGGAGGCGCTCGCGGAAGCGGTGGCGACGCTGCGATTCCCCGAGCCCCTGACGGATGTGGTGCTGCTCTGGGGGCTCGACTGCGCCGACGCGGAGGCCATGGACGGCGCGCGCCTGGAGGCCGCGACCCTGCTGGGCTGTGGCAGCGGCCTCGGGCTCCTGCGTGGACTGATGTCGCGCGCCCACGCGCAGGCGGTGTGGCTCGTCACGCGGGGAGCGCAGCCCGTCGTCGCGGGGCAGCGGCTCGGGGGACTCCCGCAGGCCCTGCTCTGGGGGCTGGCCCGTCCGTTGGCCATCGAGGCCTCCGAGCTGAACTGTCGCTGCGTCGACCTGGACCCGGAGGCGGACGTCGAGCTCCAGGCGCGGCAGCTCGCGAGCGAAATGGAGGCACGCGCGCGCGTGGCGGAGACCCAGGTGGCCTACCGGGGCGGGCGCTTCGTGGCGCGGCTTCGCGAGGTCGACCCAGCGCGGGTCGTCGCGCCGAGACGGGAGGGGCCCGCGGTGCTGCGCGCGGAGGCCAGCTATCTGGTGGCGGGAGGGTTGGGCCGGCTGGGATTGCTGACCGCCGAGCACCTGGCGGCGCGGGGCGCGAGGACGCTGGTCCTGACGGGACGCGGCGCCGTGGGCGCGACGGCCACCGAGCGGTTGGCCCGGCTGCGGGAGCAGGGTGTTCGCGTCGAGTATCGGCAGGTGGACCTGGGCGACGAGGCGCGCCTCTCCTCGCTCTTGGAAGAAATCGCGCGCGAGCTGCCGCCGCTGGCGGGCGTGTTCCACTCCGCGGGGGTGCTCGACGACGGCATCGTGCAGCAGCAGCGGTGGAGCCGCTTCG
The genomic region above belongs to Myxococcus stipitatus and contains:
- a CDS encoding SDR family NAD(P)-dependent oxidoreductase encodes the protein MSGKGAVASELSALQQALLTIERLQQKLAAASSAEDDAVAIIGMGCRFPGGASSPERFRSLLWSGREAVTEVPAERRALQGIHDPDPSTAGKTTMRRAGFVEGVDRFDAEFFRVSRREAEGMDPQQRFFLEVSWEALEDAGLSPQRLEGSRTGVFAGVHARDYALVSEGGLERVGPHYSTGVDASYVAGRLSYLLGLQGPSLAVDTACSSSLVAVHLACQSLRSGESSVAIAGGVKLLLAPHLSVFLSKAGALSPTQRCRAFDRDADGMVQGEGCGVVILKRRRDALRDGDRILATLLATSMNHDGASGGLTVPNVRAQESLYRLALQRAGIDPAQVDYLEAHGTGTRLGDPIELQGISRVYGVQRPRKQPLWVGSVKPNIGHAEAAAGIAGLIKAVQVLRTGEVPPSLHFEHPTPEFAWDGSGLAVARERTVLPVRDRPLRVAVSSFGMSGVNAHALVEAHPDAPPARREEGPYLLPLSARREPALWELAREWLRLLTEDPSVSLRDACFTAGAGRAHHDQRLAFVARTREELCELLRAAADGRGGFRGQVSGAAGRVVLALGEVPADVDSHVRALLEHEPRFAQQLSALDDRLRRMTGGSVVERLGRADGPTRSADDADWRTTLGLLWQLAVVELWRAQGVDVSAVAGQGLGAWTAAIVAGCVTLEEVLGRALGLDGAEPLLERPARLPLLSVDGAPWHEAGAVLSQEELGLGWRARLTEVPESWAAQLVGRGGVILSLGDVRGLGAGLGAARIEAAPSPGQDVRQELLVSAARLYCAGVTPRFELLLPPGRKVRAPTYPWQRERYWWDGRREAPTEPVPPPRVDAPAAAPGTLRWDVTWSPVEGRTAPARLEGAWLVVAETDACARALVERMEQSGGLVGVATSGSVFERVSSRDYRVDFGRAESFARLLEDWSAKTESTRGIVFLVRAPEAGGEGALPHPSADARSATRARPLGASAPGALEGLDSPGGELRHAAVGLACLVQALARATLALPPRLHLVTERAQRVDARESPDSLVGAALWGLGRVIAYEHPELSCRRVDVESLSARASLEALVAELGPRSVTEVDEDEVALRGGERLAPRLLEVPRDAHTEPFRPRADRTYLITGGSGGLGLRLCAWLVERGARQLAICGRAGETPVVRLALAPLRATGARVDVFQVDVSERSAVAGMLESLRRARPPLGGVFHCAGVLADGALLQLTPERFDAVMGPKVGGAWNLHVLATDPTVEHFVLFSSTASLLGAPGQANYAAANAFLDGLARLRRARGLPAVSLQWGSWADVGMAAADARRGARLAEQGMLPMPPEEALAAMAEALGQGPDVQGMARLDLARWRACHPSVAAASVFRGRSEPARQAPAPVMAERSAPRKLREVLLSLEGPARGQALEVRLKEMVGEVSRLSPERLSSTDSFDALGFDSIMALELRDLVQGELDVGLPLNRFVDARSIGQVVQELLEKLALTQVLGTTASDAADTKRVLL
- a CDS encoding non-ribosomal peptide synthetase/type I polyketide synthase — encoded protein: MNLEQLLRALAEHGIRLSVDGDHLAVDAPRGELPDALREQLVANKAALRALLSEQQGASDVHATVLIPRPEERHEPFPMTELQQAYSVGRQADLALNASMHAYNELDCQGLDLERFEEAWNQVVARHEMLRAVEAPGFQQRILPSVPRYALPVEDLRGRERREVEARLLAIRERLSQQVLSLDRWPLFELRACLLDGDRTRLFMSIDGTFVDGYSFQILYRELVHFYRHPEGASLPVLTLSYRDYSLALREARGPRHARSLEYWRARLPHLPPAPDLPLEKDPRTLLRPRFRRWFSRVDAAVWQRLKRRARAHRLTEPELLLAAYAEVIARWSRSPRFTLNVPHFNRLPIHPQVNDIIGTFASFTLVEVDHRPERTFAERAQAIREQLLLALEHREVSGVELLRELFRVQGRISGAIMPVVMTSFASHSRSGESHWVDFLAESFGELVEALTQTPQVWIDLQIVYQHGGVFLNWDVAEELFPPGMVEDMFDAFRALLQVLADDEGAWSRTGLDLLPARQRDVLARVNDTARPLSGELLHTGFYRNAARAPDAIAVAMASGTLSYGELARRANRLGRALRARGAAPGRVVAVVMEKGWEQIVAVLGVLSAGAAYLPIDAAHPLERRAFMMENGGATLVVTQPRFAEEPWSDSLEVFVLGAEAFSAYEDTALPPSQRPEDLAHILYTSGSTGQPNGAMLTHAGMVNAIEWTNRTFGVGPDDRVIALSALHHDFSVYDIFGTLAAGATLVLPEASRRRDPSHWADLMSRHGVTVWSTVPAMMEMLLTFLEGSNVWRPSPLRLAMLGGDWIPVTLPARLRARFGGVKVVSVGGPTETSLWNITHVVEEADERRRSIPYGQPIANTRYYVLDERLEERPVWVPGELCCAGIGVARGYVGAGAGSHKFTTHPRTGERIYRTGDLGRYLPDGTLEFLGRVDFQLSIRGQRIEPGEIEAALVQAPGIRAAVVGAVGEHHEKRLVAYVVLAEGTGVLDTARVRGFLARVLPEHMVPATYVVLESLPLTANAKVDRRALPHPDAVAEPKPSQSPTRERDGVHGGAVRSLQESLSRVVGAVLGVEDVHPDRNFFELGANSVHLIQLHVKIKEALAVSIPVVELFGNPTVRALATYLSVSGAPEARTPIAPEPVDGPVAPGDSRDIAIIGMSGRFPGADTLDRFWSNLLNGVESIDTFTDLELSEAGVSATAFRDPRYVRASAVLEGHDTFDADFFSLTPREARALDPQQRVFLECAWEALEDAGHVPGRGDAVVGVYAGKSVSHYRYPYPDLTRPLQFFQDLMAQDKDFLATQTSYKLDLRGPSVNLQTACSTSLVAVAAACDALLDGRCDLALAGGVAIKVPHRVGYLFEEGSIFASDGHCRPFDARASGTIPGSGAGVVVLKRLTRALADGDRVLAVIKGSAINNDGHRKVGFMAPGVEGQCDVVRRAHERAGVDPGTLSYIEAHGTGTAMGDPIEVAALTRAFGGRAGARTVGLGSVKSNIGHLDSAAGIAGLIKVVLALRHRTLPPSLHFEQPNPRIDFASGPFFVVDKVLPWVSERGPLRAGVSSFGIGGTNAHVVLEAAPPSSPPAAPIPVPDRAWHVLTVSAKSPDARARLAERYQATLSTADRDLADVCFSANTGRAAFDHRMALVADRREVMAELLGAAARGESRPGVVAGASDPKRPPRIAFLFSGQGSQYVGVARDLYLSHPGFRRRLDSFDGVLRKEWGRSLQEVLYPESGHVSPIDRFDFAQPVLFALEYALAELWMSWGVRPEVLLGHSTGELAAASIAGVFSPEDGLKLAIHRGRLMHRLEEGANLAVSASEEAVRALLESTGSGCSIAALNGPDNVVVSGRPDEVSRLAGELEARGFKTRRLNIPRAAHSVMVESILPEFRAVASTLTYSRPTLPVVSGMTGEPVDEALATPDYWCAQLRETVRFSRGVERLYRDGLRAFVEVGPKATLLGMAARCLPEGECAWLQSLRPDEGGWRQLLESLATLYVQGAPVDWAAFDAGFRRRRVALPTYPFERRRYWEEGAGLQRLSGEARSPEEHPLLGGPLSLAMLGAGTRVFESTLSPASRELLAQHRVFGTATLPATAFVEMALAAGGRLLDTRRLDLTNLSLHAAMTFPEEAGRRVQCLVSREPDGSAAVRIFSRAVADATGDWVLHATGSVVARGHEVAPLGASLEVVLADLHAASPVPDPYLRARESGVDFGPEFRGLAELRQLGTQVLARVVKPGALADEGAYLAHPALLDACLQVVGGAYPELDGAELYVPTRIERFVMSEGLDTQMWSHAVVRPLDPGQQRLRADVTVFGREGRACVRVEGLELTRTRQEALHPAPPASLAGLLYERRWEPLALESKPAASWGGTCLILADEAGLGRRLARRLEAEGRTCVLASRGPSLRKLDEDVLELPADPEALAEAVATLRFPEPLTDVVLLWGLDCADAEAMDGARLEAATLLGCGSGLGLLRGLMSRAHAQAVWLVTRGAQPVVAGQRLGGLPQALLWGLARPLAIEASELNCRCVDLDPEADVELQARQLASEMEARARVAETQVAYRGGRFVARLREVDPARVVAPRREGPAVLRAEASYLVAGGLGRLGLLTAEHLAARGARTLVLTGRGAVGATATERLARLREQGVRVEYRQVDLGDEARLSSLLEEIARELPPLAGVFHSAGVLDDGIVQQQRWSRFETVLRPKVAGAWNLHRLTARLPLDHFVLFSSVASLVGSAGQANHCAATAFEDALAHHRRALGLPGLSINWGVWAGEAGARVEVGASSHTPGWGVLPVRRGLQALDALLSSRLPQVGVAEIDWARYGGGRPSPYDAELRERARGGAAGRADFMETLARAPIPDRRALLLEYLREQVAWIRGLGSGASVDTTQGFADMGVDSLAALQLKNRLQTGFGLTLPATLVFNYPTVETLAEQLASAFIPLEFASRTGARTEQPGPGAPALEDLTEANLAHLLAEQLSKMN